A window of the Chloroflexus sp. Y-396-1 genome harbors these coding sequences:
- a CDS encoding (Fe-S)-binding protein — MTVTQASSSSTQPTIPLIGFSIKDKPSSDIINTCVHCGLCLSSCPTYRETGLEMASPRGRIYLMKAVDEGRISLASEVFQEQMSLCLNCRACEAVCPSGVQYGAILEASRAQIEQARAGKAGPPAIPGTPEPKLPPRPLWQRALRGAVFGVLFKRMEVFRLFSTMMRLYQRSGIQWLARKSGLLKLLGLADTEAMLPPISDHYSVPRGQIFPAEGERRYSVALLTGCIMSTAFAHVHEATIRVLRKNGCEVILPPDQGCCGALHTHGGDLDGGRDLARRNIAAFEGLGVDAIIVNAAGCGSTLKEYSHLLHDDPEWRERAERFSAKVKDVHEFLAGIDFNRSELGRLNITVTYQEPCHLVHAQRISAQPRVLLTAIPGLTLKEMPESALCCGSAGIYNITQPDMAMSLGARKIDNALTTGAEIIATANPGCALQLAGELRRRGKNVQVRYIIELLDESYRVFAATS; from the coding sequence GTGACTGTTACTCAGGCATCGTCATCGTCAACTCAGCCGACCATCCCGTTGATCGGTTTTAGCATCAAAGATAAACCAAGCTCTGACATTATTAATACTTGTGTGCACTGTGGATTATGTCTCTCGTCGTGTCCGACCTACCGTGAAACCGGATTAGAAATGGCTTCGCCGCGCGGGCGGATCTATTTGATGAAAGCGGTTGACGAAGGGCGCATCAGCCTTGCCAGCGAAGTTTTTCAAGAGCAGATGAGCCTGTGTCTGAATTGTCGTGCGTGTGAGGCTGTATGTCCTTCGGGGGTGCAATATGGCGCCATCCTTGAGGCCAGCCGGGCCCAGATCGAGCAGGCACGCGCCGGTAAAGCCGGGCCACCGGCCATACCAGGCACACCCGAACCGAAGTTACCTCCCCGTCCGCTCTGGCAACGTGCCCTGCGTGGAGCTGTCTTCGGAGTGCTGTTCAAGCGGATGGAGGTATTCCGGCTCTTCTCAACAATGATGCGGCTCTATCAGCGTAGTGGCATCCAATGGCTTGCTCGCAAGAGTGGTCTGCTCAAGCTCCTCGGTCTGGCCGATACCGAAGCGATGTTGCCGCCAATCAGCGATCACTATAGCGTGCCACGCGGTCAGATTTTCCCGGCAGAGGGTGAACGTCGCTACAGTGTCGCTCTGCTGACCGGTTGTATTATGAGTACCGCTTTCGCTCACGTTCACGAAGCAACGATCCGCGTCTTGCGCAAGAATGGCTGTGAGGTTATTCTACCGCCTGACCAGGGTTGCTGTGGCGCGTTGCACACTCACGGCGGTGATCTCGACGGTGGCCGCGATCTGGCGCGACGTAATATTGCAGCGTTTGAGGGTTTAGGGGTTGATGCAATCATTGTTAATGCTGCCGGTTGTGGCAGCACGCTGAAAGAATACAGTCACCTTCTGCACGACGACCCGGAATGGCGTGAACGCGCCGAGCGGTTTAGCGCCAAGGTGAAAGACGTCCACGAATTTCTCGCCGGTATTGACTTCAATCGCAGTGAATTAGGCCGATTGAACATTACGGTTACGTATCAGGAGCCGTGCCATCTGGTACATGCCCAGCGCATCAGTGCTCAGCCACGGGTATTGTTAACTGCTATCCCGGGCCTTACCCTGAAAGAAATGCCCGAATCCGCACTGTGCTGTGGGAGTGCCGGTATCTACAACATCACTCAGCCCGATATGGCGATGAGTCTCGGGGCACGCAAGATCGATAATGCCCTTACCACCGGTGCTGAGATTATCGCCACGGCAAACCCTGGCTGTGCATTGCAATTAGCGGGAGAACTGCGCCGCCGCGGAAAGAATGTTCAGGTGCGATATATTATCGAATTGCTCGATGAGTCCTATCGAGTATTTGCAGCCACTTCCTGA
- a CDS encoding FAD-binding oxidoreductase, giving the protein MTSVAASAELIAELRAALGAEAVVTEPEALLTYDSDGSMLVAHPPAIVVVPTTAEQVATAVRLAARAGLAIVARGAGTGIAGGAVPLCGGMLISTARMDKILTVDVRSRLAIVQPGVVNADLNTYLAPLGYQFAPDPSSQRASTIGGNIATNAGGPHCLKYGVTSNHVLAVEVVDHTGHRYWTGDGVLDPVGYDLTGLLAGSEGTLGVVTAAIVRLTPLPEAVRVVLALFPSVVAAAAAVSAVIAAGSLPTSLEVMDHNAIRAVNSAYSLGLPETTGTTALIIEVDGVQDGLDDQLDQIIAICHQHGAFDVRPARDPATQARVWTARKSVAGAIGRLAPAYYLVDTVVPRTRLPVMMEHVERLRAEYGMEVCNVFHAGDGNLHPLVLYDPRDPDQRQRAHAIAAGVLELSIAQGGVVSGEHGIGLEKCEYLPRFFSPAELQLHATIHQVFNPTGCFNPAKIFPPDTTPAALAAARAARLQQRDPTIIQNLPIPGSFVAPETPAAAAEVINACHHAGIPVVATGGTVARSSQAVTVSTMHWRGILVYEPDDLTIKVAAGTTLAELQAILAPHRQMLPLDLADPHQSLGGLVAMAVDGPRRLGYGSWRDWVLALDVIEPDGIQVRLGAQVVKNVTGYDLVKLYVGSAGTLGVITAVALKVFPQPPASATLLGQFPDSASAWAFIDDLATSRLLPTAVEYLADHHAIVVAMRTEGHPAAVERHIHQATIMAQRYAASVTTVRDTDETNFWHQTVARYAPMREQVLLRVGVWPARCAATVQAITAYAHHRQVTVAVTAHALNGIIYIQATGDLQQIAAFHRDLAAAFPHTHLLTAPPAFIPHAERWGHLPAARDQMRAIKVAIDPHNQMNPEAFWFADNRP; this is encoded by the coding sequence GTGACATCAGTTGCTGCGTCTGCCGAACTGATCGCCGAACTACGAGCTGCGCTTGGGGCGGAGGCCGTAGTAACCGAACCGGAAGCGTTACTGACCTACGATTCCGACGGTAGCATGCTGGTTGCCCATCCACCTGCAATTGTGGTTGTGCCAACTACTGCCGAACAGGTGGCTACCGCAGTACGACTAGCTGCCCGCGCTGGCCTGGCAATCGTAGCGCGTGGCGCCGGTACCGGTATTGCTGGTGGGGCTGTACCACTCTGTGGGGGTATGCTGATCAGTACGGCTCGGATGGATAAGATTTTAACGGTTGATGTGCGCTCGCGGCTGGCCATCGTACAGCCTGGGGTTGTGAATGCCGACCTTAATACCTATCTTGCACCGCTGGGGTATCAGTTTGCACCCGATCCCTCTTCGCAGCGTGCTAGCACGATTGGCGGGAATATCGCGACCAACGCTGGTGGCCCGCATTGCCTCAAGTATGGGGTAACGAGTAATCACGTCCTGGCGGTTGAGGTTGTCGATCATACCGGACATCGCTACTGGACCGGTGATGGCGTTCTTGATCCGGTTGGTTATGATCTGACCGGCTTGCTGGCCGGAAGTGAAGGAACCCTCGGTGTGGTAACCGCTGCGATTGTGCGGTTGACCCCCCTCCCCGAAGCGGTGAGAGTGGTACTGGCGCTCTTTCCGTCAGTGGTTGCGGCTGCCGCAGCCGTTAGTGCGGTGATCGCCGCCGGTTCGTTACCTACCTCGCTCGAAGTGATGGATCACAATGCCATTCGAGCAGTAAACAGCGCTTACAGTCTAGGTTTGCCAGAAACGACCGGTACTACCGCATTGATTATCGAAGTTGATGGTGTGCAAGATGGCCTTGACGATCAACTCGATCAGATCATCGCCATCTGTCATCAGCACGGTGCATTTGATGTACGTCCGGCACGCGATCCGGCAACGCAGGCGCGGGTGTGGACAGCAAGGAAGTCGGTTGCGGGGGCTATTGGCCGCCTTGCGCCTGCCTATTACCTGGTCGATACGGTTGTGCCCCGCACCAGATTGCCGGTCATGATGGAGCACGTTGAACGATTGCGGGCTGAATATGGGATGGAAGTGTGTAATGTGTTCCATGCCGGCGATGGCAATTTGCATCCGCTGGTGCTCTACGATCCACGCGATCCGGATCAACGCCAACGGGCGCATGCGATTGCGGCCGGTGTGCTAGAACTAAGTATCGCCCAGGGTGGGGTAGTAAGTGGCGAACACGGCATCGGCCTGGAGAAATGTGAGTATTTGCCACGTTTCTTCTCGCCTGCCGAACTGCAATTGCACGCCACAATCCATCAGGTCTTTAATCCAACCGGTTGCTTTAACCCGGCTAAGATATTTCCGCCTGACACAACCCCGGCTGCGCTGGCAGCGGCTCGTGCGGCGCGTCTGCAACAGCGTGATCCGACAATAATCCAGAATCTACCTATTCCCGGTTCGTTCGTAGCGCCAGAAACACCCGCTGCCGCCGCAGAGGTGATCAATGCCTGTCATCACGCGGGGATACCGGTTGTCGCGACGGGTGGTACTGTGGCACGCTCGTCGCAAGCGGTAACTGTTTCGACAATGCACTGGCGGGGAATATTGGTTTACGAACCAGACGATCTGACGATTAAGGTGGCCGCCGGTACCACTCTGGCCGAACTACAGGCAATCCTTGCCCCGCATCGTCAGATGCTCCCCCTTGATCTGGCCGACCCACACCAGAGTCTGGGCGGGCTGGTCGCGATGGCAGTTGATGGCCCCCGTCGGTTAGGGTATGGTTCCTGGCGCGATTGGGTGCTGGCACTCGATGTTATTGAGCCTGACGGCATCCAGGTTCGGTTAGGGGCGCAGGTTGTGAAGAATGTGACCGGCTACGATCTGGTGAAATTGTACGTTGGGAGCGCTGGTACACTTGGGGTCATCACCGCAGTAGCGCTGAAAGTCTTCCCTCAACCACCGGCGAGTGCGACGCTGCTCGGACAATTCCCCGATTCGGCCTCGGCTTGGGCGTTCATCGATGATCTGGCTACCAGTCGCCTGCTACCAACAGCAGTTGAATATCTGGCCGATCATCATGCTATCGTTGTCGCAATGCGTACCGAAGGCCATCCGGCGGCAGTCGAGCGCCATATCCATCAAGCAACCATCATGGCTCAGCGTTATGCTGCATCGGTGACCACTGTTCGCGATACCGACGAGACGAACTTCTGGCATCAGACCGTAGCTCGTTATGCACCGATGAGAGAACAGGTGCTGCTGCGAGTCGGTGTTTGGCCCGCGCGCTGCGCAGCAACGGTACAGGCCATCACAGCGTATGCTCATCATCGGCAGGTGACAGTAGCGGTTACGGCTCACGCGCTCAATGGGATCATCTACATCCAGGCTACCGGTGATCTCCAGCAGATTGCCGCATTCCATAGGGATCTTGCCGCTGCATTTCCGCATACTCACTTGTTAACTGCACCGCCAGCCTTCATACCACATGCGGAAAGGTGGGGACACTTACCGGCTGCCCGCGACCAGATGCGGGCAATCAAAGTTGCTATTGATCCACACAACCAGATGAACCCAGAAGCATTTTGGTTTGCCGATAATCGTCCATAA
- a CDS encoding FAD-binding oxidoreductase, which translates to MNHASLRADLESLVGEQYVVEHPTEYHIYGQRPLLSVAPGSLEELAQAVARLAAEHVAIVPWGGGTQQTWGRPPSRPFAVVLTGRLNRILDYTPDDLTISVEAGMTLGALSAALAANGQMLPLDAPLPDRATIGGLLATAMDGPRRLGYGSARDLLIGIRVVEATGRISKAGGMVVKNVSGFDMMKLYLGSFGTLAIIASANFKLIPQPRSAASILCRAATSEPLWKLVNAIASSQLTPVAVEYLEAIDLAGGPFALAVRSEGLSAAVERHVRDVTTFAAQVGVQAEALRGEAHVRLWESINNLPQTASVAADELVVRITCLPAALSRVLAAARDVAQRAAVSLQAVARAINGIAYLRVRGSVSQLHEWHAAVLQVAPQTVLLATPTSLVAEMPAFGTQIANLEVMQRIKQEFDPENLLNPGRFVV; encoded by the coding sequence ATGAATCATGCATCGTTACGTGCCGATCTGGAATCGCTAGTCGGTGAACAATACGTTGTCGAGCATCCTACCGAATACCATATCTATGGTCAACGGCCGTTGTTGAGTGTTGCACCTGGCTCGCTTGAGGAACTGGCGCAGGCGGTTGCAAGGCTGGCTGCCGAACACGTTGCGATTGTTCCCTGGGGTGGTGGCACACAGCAGACGTGGGGTCGTCCACCATCACGTCCTTTCGCCGTCGTCTTAACCGGTCGCCTGAACCGTATTCTTGACTATACACCCGATGATCTTACCATTTCGGTTGAAGCCGGTATGACGCTGGGTGCGCTCAGTGCTGCATTAGCAGCAAATGGCCAGATGTTGCCGCTTGACGCGCCGTTGCCCGATCGGGCAACGATCGGTGGCTTGCTGGCAACCGCAATGGACGGTCCCCGGCGCTTGGGATATGGTTCGGCTCGCGATCTGCTGATTGGGATTCGGGTGGTGGAAGCGACCGGACGAATCTCGAAAGCTGGCGGAATGGTGGTAAAGAATGTAAGCGGCTTTGATATGATGAAGCTCTATCTTGGCAGTTTCGGGACGCTGGCAATCATTGCCTCGGCCAATTTCAAGCTGATACCGCAACCACGTTCCGCTGCCAGTATTCTCTGTCGGGCCGCAACGTCAGAACCGTTGTGGAAGTTAGTGAATGCTATCGCATCTAGTCAACTCACCCCGGTTGCAGTGGAATATCTTGAAGCGATCGATCTGGCCGGGGGGCCGTTTGCGCTAGCTGTGCGTAGCGAGGGCTTGTCGGCTGCGGTTGAGCGCCACGTCCGTGATGTCACTACGTTTGCTGCGCAGGTTGGGGTACAGGCTGAAGCATTGCGCGGTGAAGCTCACGTTCGGCTATGGGAATCTATTAACAATCTACCACAGACGGCATCGGTTGCGGCCGATGAGCTGGTTGTGCGTATCACCTGTCTTCCTGCCGCGCTGAGTAGGGTACTAGCTGCGGCGCGGGATGTGGCGCAGCGCGCTGCGGTATCGTTGCAAGCAGTTGCCCGTGCCATAAACGGTATTGCTTACCTGCGAGTGCGCGGTTCAGTTTCACAGTTGCACGAATGGCACGCTGCCGTATTGCAGGTTGCACCGCAAACAGTACTGCTCGCCACCCCAACCTCGCTTGTGGCCGAGATGCCAGCGTTTGGGACTCAGATCGCTAATCTCGAGGTGATGCAGCGGATTAAGCAAGAATTCGATCCCGAAAATCTGCTGAATCCCGGACGTTTTGTCGTATAA
- a CDS encoding FAD-binding oxidoreductase produces the protein MNRAELIAELERILGPRGVVTNPDALLTYDADGCVMDTHEPHVVTLPTSAEQVAAIVRLAARAGMPIVPRGAGTGLSGGATPMQGGIVISTARMDKILQVDTANGRVLCQPGVINWELSQYLKPFGYQFAPDPSSQKACTIGGNIANNSGGPHCLKYGITASHVLAVQVVLPDGSIIWTGDGSAYAAGYDLTGVITGSEGTIGFVTAAWLRLTRLPEAVRVVLALFPDIAGASTTVSQVIATGLLPAALEIMDRLAIKAVNDMYKLGLPEAAGAALLIEVDGVEDGLDELLNDITAICWRNGAIDVRPARTLAEQNQVWAARKNAFGAMGRLAPTYYLVDTVVPRTKLPQTMDEVGRISREFRLPIANVFHAGDGNLHPIILFDRRDRSQNQRALEAATSVMKVSIDFGGVISGEHGIGVEKQDYMTLLFSTDDLAAMAGLHQSFDPHDLFNPGKVFPKGRGCGELAALRRSGVAWSALKSS, from the coding sequence ATGAACCGTGCTGAACTGATCGCAGAGCTGGAGCGCATTCTTGGCCCACGCGGCGTCGTGACAAATCCTGATGCACTGTTGACCTACGATGCCGATGGTTGTGTGATGGATACTCACGAGCCGCACGTTGTGACGTTGCCAACGAGTGCTGAGCAGGTGGCGGCAATTGTACGACTGGCTGCACGTGCCGGTATGCCGATTGTCCCGCGCGGCGCCGGCACCGGGCTTTCTGGTGGCGCAACACCGATGCAGGGTGGTATTGTTATCTCCACAGCCCGCATGGATAAGATTTTACAGGTTGATACTGCGAATGGACGTGTTCTGTGTCAACCTGGGGTGATTAACTGGGAGTTATCACAGTATCTGAAACCGTTTGGGTATCAGTTTGCCCCTGATCCATCCTCTCAAAAAGCCTGTACTATTGGTGGGAATATCGCTAATAATTCCGGGGGCCCACACTGTCTGAAATATGGTATCACGGCTAGCCATGTGCTGGCAGTGCAAGTTGTGTTACCCGATGGTTCAATCATCTGGACTGGTGATGGTAGTGCGTATGCAGCGGGGTACGACCTTACCGGTGTAATTACCGGTTCTGAAGGAACGATTGGTTTCGTTACCGCCGCCTGGTTGCGCTTGACCCGGCTCCCCGAAGCAGTACGGGTCGTGCTGGCGCTCTTTCCCGATATTGCCGGTGCTTCAACAACAGTATCACAGGTGATTGCTACTGGCTTGTTGCCCGCCGCGCTCGAGATCATGGATCGGCTGGCAATCAAGGCGGTGAACGACATGTATAAGCTGGGTCTCCCCGAAGCTGCCGGCGCCGCGCTGCTGATCGAAGTTGATGGCGTGGAAGATGGTCTTGATGAGTTGTTGAATGATATTACCGCTATCTGCTGGCGGAATGGAGCGATTGATGTTCGCCCGGCCCGCACGTTGGCCGAGCAGAATCAGGTCTGGGCAGCCCGCAAGAATGCCTTTGGCGCGATGGGACGGCTGGCGCCAACGTACTATCTGGTTGATACGGTGGTACCACGCACCAAATTACCGCAGACAATGGACGAGGTTGGGCGCATTTCTCGTGAGTTTCGTTTGCCGATAGCCAATGTTTTTCACGCTGGCGATGGCAACCTCCATCCGATCATTCTCTTTGATCGGCGCGATCGCTCGCAAAATCAGCGTGCGCTCGAAGCAGCAACCAGTGTGATGAAGGTAAGTATCGATTTTGGTGGGGTCATTAGCGGTGAACACGGGATTGGGGTTGAAAAACAGGATTATATGACGCTGCTCTTCTCTACTGACGATCTGGCAGCAATGGCCGGTCTCCATCAGAGTTTTGACCCGCACGATCTGTTTAATCCCGGTAAAGTCTTTCCAAAGGGGCGTGGCTGCGGTGAACTGGCAGCCCTGCGCCGTTCGGGTGTGGCCTGGAGTGCTTTGAAGTCAAGTTGA
- a CDS encoding cellulase family glycosylhydrolase: MKQRIFAVLGLFVLVASLLIWPRSGAAQMGVPDTYPPYQARYFPETGHSAVNWFLETWKNTPNALFVLGYPISEPFIEESFTEPGKFYRVQYFERAILEEHPENFGIQNNRFYILGRLLGRRLVEGRENEPPFQRVANPGDGTWFAETGHTLRDSPAPFRTFWLNNGGLEVFGYPLSEQFQERNQATGEVYWVQYFERQRMEWHPDEPDRRYRILLGLLGNEYRDLRHRNNPAFNYRPPDQSLPRPFIYGFNAHLYGQGTAWQDRNRVLQMSRDAGVYWIRQQVRWMDLHDRSGAIYWAELDDIVADAHRQGVNLLLSVVASPSWATANGSNGMPRRENFKDFAYFMGEMAKRYKGRVKAYQIWNEQNRACENGGDCARDGGVGGRVADASYYVDLLEVAYKAIKANDPMAIVVSGAPTSTETNNPNIALSDTSYMRSMASNPKFRANVDAIGVHPGGHYNPPDTLWPDRPGPGPQWRTSREFYFRRVEDIRNILVENGLAGKPIWITEFGWATRNNTPGYEYGNSISFEQQAEWIVRAFQIGRREYAPWVGAMFLWNLNFAVPWRAQGNELHEQASFGVINGDWSPRPAWFAIQAMPKD, encoded by the coding sequence ATGAAACAACGGATCTTTGCTGTATTAGGCCTATTTGTGCTAGTAGCGTCACTGCTGATCTGGCCACGATCTGGTGCCGCTCAAATGGGCGTACCCGATACGTATCCACCCTACCAGGCGCGCTACTTTCCTGAAACTGGCCACAGTGCAGTCAACTGGTTTTTAGAGACCTGGAAGAATACACCGAATGCCCTTTTTGTCCTTGGTTATCCGATCTCAGAACCGTTTATCGAAGAAAGCTTTACCGAGCCAGGTAAGTTCTACCGCGTCCAATATTTCGAGCGGGCAATACTGGAAGAGCATCCCGAAAATTTCGGGATTCAAAATAATCGCTTCTATATCCTGGGCCGTTTGCTCGGTCGGCGGTTGGTTGAAGGGCGTGAGAACGAGCCGCCGTTTCAACGGGTCGCTAATCCGGGTGACGGTACATGGTTTGCTGAGACTGGGCATACCTTACGCGATAGCCCGGCGCCCTTCCGTACCTTCTGGCTGAACAATGGTGGTCTGGAAGTGTTCGGCTACCCGCTCTCCGAGCAGTTCCAGGAGCGCAATCAGGCGACCGGTGAGGTCTACTGGGTGCAGTATTTTGAGCGTCAACGGATGGAGTGGCATCCAGATGAGCCGGATCGGCGTTATCGCATTTTGCTCGGTTTGTTGGGCAATGAGTACCGAGATCTTAGGCATCGCAACAATCCCGCTTTTAACTACCGTCCACCCGATCAGTCGTTGCCGCGGCCATTTATCTACGGGTTTAATGCCCACCTGTACGGTCAGGGTACCGCCTGGCAGGATCGGAACCGAGTGTTGCAAATGAGCCGTGACGCCGGGGTTTACTGGATTCGGCAGCAGGTGCGCTGGATGGATCTCCATGACCGTTCGGGCGCAATTTACTGGGCAGAACTAGATGATATCGTGGCCGATGCCCATCGCCAGGGCGTGAATCTGCTACTGAGTGTCGTCGCTTCGCCCTCCTGGGCCACGGCGAATGGGAGCAATGGGATGCCACGGCGCGAGAACTTTAAAGATTTCGCCTACTTTATGGGTGAGATGGCAAAACGTTATAAAGGGCGCGTGAAAGCCTACCAAATCTGGAACGAACAGAATCGGGCGTGCGAAAATGGTGGTGACTGTGCGCGCGATGGTGGAGTTGGTGGACGAGTGGCTGATGCCAGCTACTATGTCGATCTGCTCGAAGTGGCTTATAAGGCGATTAAAGCCAATGACCCAATGGCAATTGTGGTCAGTGGTGCGCCAACCAGCACTGAGACCAATAATCCAAATATTGCATTGAGTGACACCTCGTATATGCGCTCGATGGCTTCAAATCCAAAGTTCCGGGCGAATGTTGACGCTATCGGTGTTCATCCGGGAGGTCATTACAATCCGCCTGATACGCTCTGGCCTGATCGCCCCGGTCCTGGCCCCCAATGGCGCACCAGCCGCGAGTTCTACTTCCGTCGCGTCGAAGATATTCGCAATATACTGGTAGAAAACGGCTTGGCTGGTAAACCGATCTGGATTACCGAGTTCGGTTGGGCAACGCGCAACAATACACCAGGTTATGAGTACGGGAATTCAATCTCGTTTGAGCAACAAGCCGAGTGGATTGTCCGCGCATTCCAAATTGGTCGACGTGAATATGCACCATGGGTAGGCGCAATGTTCCTCTGGAATCTAAACTTTGCCGTTCCATGGCGAGCCCAAGGGAATGAACTCCATGAACAGGCATCGTTTGGCGTAATCAACGGTGATTGGAGTCCGCGTCCGGCCTGGTTTGCCATTCAGGCGATGCCGAAGGATTAG
- the cmr1 gene encoding type III-B CRISPR module RAMP protein Cmr1 — protein MDVQITTLTPFWTGGVEGTTDRLHESGLIGSMRWWYEAIVRGLGGEACDPSQSKCTFDAEKYQKSSASTPSQRLRDAGLCDACQVFGATGWRRRFRLTIINDQTQPIWKDAQPLNIRPPDRKRGWFLPPGRMGTFTLRLTGDPEAVQRIAALLLFLEQWGSLGAKPQLGYGAFRIDNREDVLAVAKQANWNTISVSQSASADPDLRQFLFFRFDFTPGQPGWWTNVPGISRVSIQVQPLVQRYNIVPVTPALKNAWRFGQKWNRADEQTIFGAALPNRQRGRIGATWAYLDPGNNRWHVHGWAWLPAQSQTADMLTQTLGNATTWNQTLNVQGTLTQQRPRTTQDVRQLL, from the coding sequence ATGGATGTGCAGATCACAACCCTGACCCCCTTCTGGACCGGCGGTGTGGAGGGAACGACCGACCGGCTGCACGAAAGCGGATTGATCGGCAGCATGCGTTGGTGGTATGAAGCGATTGTGCGTGGGTTGGGCGGTGAGGCATGCGATCCGAGTCAGAGCAAGTGCACCTTCGATGCTGAAAAGTATCAGAAATCATCAGCCAGCACTCCATCGCAACGTCTGCGCGATGCTGGACTGTGCGATGCATGCCAGGTCTTTGGCGCAACCGGCTGGCGGCGACGGTTTCGTCTGACGATCATTAATGATCAGACGCAACCTATCTGGAAGGATGCACAACCACTCAACATCCGCCCCCCTGATCGCAAGCGAGGCTGGTTTTTGCCGCCAGGGCGTATGGGCACGTTCACGTTACGACTGACTGGCGATCCAGAGGCAGTACAGCGGATTGCGGCGCTGCTCCTATTTTTGGAACAGTGGGGAAGCCTAGGCGCTAAACCACAGCTTGGGTACGGTGCATTTCGTATAGATAATCGTGAAGATGTGCTTGCCGTGGCAAAGCAGGCGAACTGGAATACGATTTCAGTATCACAGAGCGCGAGTGCCGACCCTGATCTGCGGCAATTCCTGTTCTTCCGGTTCGATTTCACTCCTGGACAGCCGGGCTGGTGGACCAACGTTCCAGGGATAAGCCGCGTTAGTATTCAGGTGCAACCATTGGTACAGCGCTACAACATCGTACCGGTAACGCCAGCTTTGAAAAACGCATGGCGGTTTGGTCAAAAATGGAATCGTGCTGATGAGCAAACGATATTCGGCGCTGCACTTCCCAATCGTCAACGAGGACGAATAGGAGCAACATGGGCATACCTCGACCCCGGTAATAACCGGTGGCACGTTCACGGCTGGGCGTGGTTACCTGCACAATCGCAAACAGCGGATATGCTGACGCAGACGTTAGGTAACGCAACAACCTGGAATCAGACGTTGAATGTACAGGGTACACTGACCCAACAACGTCCGCGAACAACTCAGGATGTGCGGCAACTGCTATAG
- a CDS encoding ATP-binding protein, whose amino-acid sequence MLQSLTIHRFRGIREGVIQNLRAFNVLIGPNNSGKSALLELLYLGGLSRRTCQLITETIEPPVHAATTLVARDFLAHSPTKRLRQRHGYAVRETNSFVIDLDKEKALDLELPDLPATHPLHRFRLAAEAPDRFRKTDMQHAVLFSLSQPNQAPPEFIPTLLDTHRPEHPSQRWHYVWDQRWVYRWNDTQPLDRLAIWAEAGDGAAAHVLFFDFHTAHAHFEGAFAQRCYRTVNKWEERIAQSMARVFPDMAGVRVNVKPTPTGKTWGGYLELPNRTLPIEIDQFGDGARHAFKVLAALIALVDRAEQHESGLFLWEDPELFMHPATLGRLLDEVARLVAGKPVQVFLSTQSLEVIAHLTRMLQHDILPPEQTLAFRLSLRDGVLKSSWFNRNNLTSWLESGRDPRVLEDIDAPLQFQLREEVHEDSSLC is encoded by the coding sequence ATGCTTCAATCTCTGACCATCCACCGCTTTCGTGGTATTCGCGAGGGCGTGATCCAAAATCTACGGGCATTCAACGTCTTGATCGGTCCGAACAATAGCGGCAAGTCCGCGCTGCTGGAACTGCTCTACCTGGGCGGATTGAGCAGACGAACCTGCCAGCTCATCACCGAAACCATTGAGCCTCCCGTTCACGCGGCGACAACCCTCGTCGCAAGAGATTTTTTGGCGCATTCGCCCACCAAACGGCTACGTCAACGCCATGGCTATGCGGTGCGTGAGACGAATTCCTTCGTGATCGATCTAGACAAAGAAAAGGCTTTGGATCTGGAGCTTCCCGATCTTCCGGCAACACACCCGTTGCACCGATTCCGTCTGGCCGCTGAAGCACCAGACCGGTTTCGCAAAACCGACATGCAACACGCAGTCCTGTTTTCGCTCAGTCAGCCGAACCAGGCGCCGCCGGAGTTCATCCCAACGCTCCTCGACACCCATCGTCCAGAGCACCCCTCGCAGCGCTGGCATTACGTGTGGGATCAACGCTGGGTGTATCGCTGGAACGATACTCAACCCCTGGATCGACTGGCAATATGGGCAGAGGCTGGCGACGGTGCGGCAGCACATGTGCTCTTCTTTGATTTTCACACCGCCCATGCCCACTTTGAAGGCGCCTTTGCGCAACGCTGCTATCGCACGGTGAACAAGTGGGAAGAGCGCATCGCGCAGAGCATGGCGCGGGTATTTCCGGATATGGCCGGAGTACGAGTGAATGTGAAGCCAACCCCGACCGGCAAGACCTGGGGCGGGTACCTGGAACTTCCCAACCGCACCCTGCCGATTGAGATCGATCAGTTCGGCGATGGCGCCCGTCATGCGTTCAAGGTGCTGGCTGCCCTCATCGCCCTAGTTGACCGCGCCGAACAGCACGAGTCGGGATTGTTCTTGTGGGAAGATCCGGAGTTGTTTATGCACCCTGCTACCCTGGGTCGGTTGCTCGATGAAGTTGCCCGACTGGTGGCAGGAAAGCCTGTGCAGGTTTTCTTGTCTACCCAAAGCCTGGAAGTCATCGCCCATCTTACCCGCATGCTCCAGCACGACATCTTACCGCCCGAACAAACGCTGGCATTTCGCCTGAGTCTGCGCGATGGGGTATTGAAGTCATCATGGTTCAATCGCAACAATCTGACTTCCTGGCTTGAATCAGGTCGCGATCCGCGTGTTCTTGAAGACATTGATGCGCCGCTTCAGTTTCAACTGCGGGAGGAAGTTCATGAAGATTCAAGTCTTTGCTGA